The following is a genomic window from Gracilinanus agilis isolate LMUSP501 unplaced genomic scaffold, AgileGrace unplaced_scaffold46215, whole genome shotgun sequence.
GCTGCCTCCCATCGGCGGCCTGAGCGCAGGGCCTGGCGGCCGCGGAGGAGTCCCGGGAGGCCTCGCGGGCGGAGCCCAGACGCCAGAGGATGAGGCCTCCTGCTGCCTCCCCAACCCGGGCACGTTCGAGGAATGCCACCGCAAGTGCAAGGGTGAGTGCCACCGCCAGGGGGCCCCGAGGCAGGTAGAGGGTAAGCACTGTCCGCGGCTGGATCCGAATTCGGGGCCGCTGTCTCCGGGCACGGAGGCGCCCCCTGGCGGCCTGGAGCAAGGGACTTAGAGTATCTGTGGGGTGGGGGGTCCTGGACCCCTATACCTCTCCTCCAGCTAGTGCTCTCCGGGTCCGATTCCCTTGGGGAAGGCTTAGAGCATCTGGGAGAAGGGTGGGTCCTGAATACACTCACCCATTCCCCCTCCCCTGGTattgatgggggtgggggtggggagtagaGAAGCCTTAGAGTGTGGAGTGAACTGATGCTGAACTAACCGGAGCCAGGACTGGGGTCCCTGGGTCCGAATCCcctgggggaagagggagagtcctggatctccatccctcccctgcTGGTATTGACAAGGATGGGGTAGGGAGGTCTGGGGGGAGAGGTTCCTACTCCAGCTGACGCTGAtctgtgtgtggagaggggggtTGAGAGGGGGAGGGTCCTAGGGTCTGCAAGCTGTGGAGGAGGAGGAGCGAGGGTCCTGAACCCACCGCTCTCCTGCTGGTGTTGGCAGGAGTAGAGGAGGGAAGTCCTAGAGCATGGGGAGAGGAGCCTGGACCCCTATACTCCTCCCCCAGCAGCTGAGGTCCCAGGGTCTTAATCTCCTGAGGGAGGCTTAGAGCATAGGTAAGAGGGTACTAGAACTTCTGCCTTTCCCctagcttggggggggggggtgtcccaAGTGCCTTTGTGATCAGAGCACCTGGGGCCAAACCTAGCTCCtggtgaccttggaaaagtctcCTAACTTCCTctgtcttcattttcctcatttgcaaaactAGGGTTGAGAGGGGTTGAATTGGCCCTTGCCTAAGGTCCTGATTCTGTTCATGAGTGACCCTAGGGCACGAGATGTGCAATGTGGCACAGCGTAAAATGGGGAGAGACAGGCAGGGAATCATGGGATGTGGGGCACCCAAGAGTGGTCTCCTAGGGTCCTTGCCAACTGCAGCTCTGGACATTCTACTTTCTTTTGGGCCTCGGAGACTCCTGAAGGGAAGGGCTTTTCTGagccttattttgcagatgaggaagctgaggcaggtAGGGGAAGCCTTAGGTTACCCAGTCAAGGGGGCgtcaaattaaaaaggggaaTCCTGGGTGGATTGGAGCAGCGGGGTGAGGGAATTGGCAGCTAGGGTACAAGAAACAATGAGTCTTAAAATCTCAGCCCTTAACCCAGAGATGATTGGTGAACTTGAACTGAACTTGAACTTCAGCACTAGGCCTGGAGCCTGGAGATAGCCTCTGGCCCACCCTAGGAGCCTCTGTATCTGGgtagtctgtttcttcatctgtgaagtgGAGGCTCTGGGAGCTGTAGCATCACTTCCCTGGGTTCCAGAGAGGCTGAGGAGCTCATGTTGGTGAAAGGCTTTCTACCTTTGTGCCCTCCACAAATGTCAGCCATTCCTAGGGGGAGCAGGGGTGCAGGAAGAGGTGACATTGGGGGCCTTCTTCCTGCAGAGCTGTTCCCGGTGCAGATGGAGGGGGTGAAGCTCACGGTGAACAAAGGTCTCAGTAACCACTTCCAGGTGAGCTTCTGGACCCCCATCTCTGCCCAGAGTCACTTATCTGAGAGCCCTCAGAGGGAGGACTCAGGCCTTTGATGGGGTTGCTGGGGTGGGGCCGAGGGGAGACTTACACACTCAGCCCactccccctccttccccaggTAAATCACACTGTCGCCCTCAGCACCATTGGAGACTCCAACTACCACTTTGGGGTCACATACGTAGGAACCAAACAGCTCAGTCCCACAGAGGTAAGAGGTTTCCCCCCGAATGTCCAGCTTGATATCTGGCTCTTCCTTCTTACCCTGTGGCTATATGACCTGCAGAGGGGGAGGTCCAAGCCCCTTCCTGACCTCCCTTCCTGGAACAGCTCCCACTGACCAGGCACATTCCCCTTTAACCATCTTTGACCTTGCAGGCATTCCCTGTGCTGGTGGGAGACATGGACAACTGTGGAAGCCTCAATGCCCAGGTGATCCACCAGTTGGGGCCAGGTCTGCGATCCAAGATGGCTGTGCAGGTAAGATGGGGAGACCTCTTAGAAGACCAGAGTTGCCTTCCATAGTTTGTCTCCATGGGAGCCCCAAGTTTCTGAACTAGGAGTGAGCTCCACATCACCCTTCTTCTCCCCAGACCCAGCAGTCAAAGTTTGTGAACTGGCAGATGGACGGAGAGTACCGGGGCTCCGACTTCACAGCAGCAGTGACCCTGGGGAACCCCGATGTACTGGTGGGCTCAGGTAAGGCCCCTGCCCCAGCACCGCTTTCTTCCTGGTGACCTCGGCCAATGGCCTACATCCTCTAAAGCGACAGACCCCAGGTGTTTCCTCCCAGGATGGTTTCTGGGCCCCCTGCCCAGTCTGACCTGCACCTGGCTGCCCCTTTGTAACAGAAGGGACCTGGggcttctctctgcctccctggCACCCcatgtctctttgtctctgcctcatctccttctcttcttGGAGCCTCTGTGTCTTTCTGCCCCATCTCTGGAGGACAGGGGTGTGCTCTTGCCCTGGGT
Proteins encoded in this region:
- the TOMM40 gene encoding mitochondrial import receptor subunit TOM40 homolog codes for the protein PPIGGLSAGPGGRGGVPGGLAGGAQTPEDEASCCLPNPGTFEECHRKCKELFPVQMEGVKLTVNKGLSNHFQVNHTVALSTIGDSNYHFGVTYVGTKQLSPTEAFPVLVGDMDNCGSLNAQVIHQLGPGLRSKMAVQTQQSKFVNWQMDGEYRGSDFTAAVTLGNPDVLVGSGILVAHYLQSITPCLALGGELVYHRRPGEEGTVMSLAGKYTAPNWLATLTVGQAGAHATYYHKASDQLQVGVEFEASTRMQDTTVSFGYQLDLPKANLLFKGSLDSNWIVGATLEKKLPPLPLTLALGAFLNHRKNKFQCGFGLTIG